One Candidatus Chazhemtobacterium aquaticus genomic window, CCCAGTCTCGAACCAACTTAACTGCCCTACCATGGCTACCAAACCGCCCCTTAACCACCATTGGAAAATTAAACCACGGCTCTTCCTCAAAATCCTCCCAACCTGATTTACTCCCAAAACTCACAAAATCAACCGTTGATACTCCATACTTTGCCAACACCAAGCCCTGTTCCAACTTACCCATCAATGGAAACTTCTCAAAACTCTCTCCATTCAACACTTTTGCCCTACCATCTCTCTTTAACATCTCCAGCACCGCTGTCTTTGTTCCCACCATCGAACTTCCTTTTTTACTAGAGGCTCGCATCACCACCACCTCATAATCATCCAACCTTCTCTTCTTCCGCAAATCTATCTCCACCTTACCTCCACTCACTCCTAAACTAATCTGTCCGTACTTAACCAAATCAACCTCATATCCCATCTTTCTACCCTCCTCTGCCAATCTTACTGGCTCATACTCCTTCACAAACCGAGTTAATATCAACATTTTTTTCATGTTCCCATCTTATCACCCCCACCTGTTTTTAAGAATCCTTTACCTCTCAGCCTTCCCCACCAAGTACTCCACAATCATCTTTACAATATTTTTACCTGTCCTTTTCTCCATCACCCTAAACTCCGGTGCTTCGTTTACCTCAACCACATACACCTTTCCATCTCGACTATCTTTCACTAAATCAATTCCCGCCACCTCCACCTCCACTGCTCGAGCCGCCGCCTCTGCCACCTCTACCACCTCACTTGGCACCTCCTTAAGTCCTTCCGATCTCCCCAGCGACTTATTCATCACCAACTTTTCTTCCTTAGCCTGTCTCTTAAAACCCGCCACCACTTTGTATCCCACCACAAAAACTCGATAATCCCCATCATTAGGTATATACGGTTGAATCAAAAACCCTCTAAAGACTGGTACCTCCCTACCTTCCTCAACTGCAACTCTTTTTCTTTCCTCCAACTTCTCTGCCAACTCATCCAAATCCTCTCTTTTCCTAATCCAAAAGGTCCCCATCCCATGTCTGCCTCCCTTGCTTAACTTAACCACTACCGGCAACTCCCAATTATCTAACTCACTCACTAAATCAGCCAGCTTCTCTACCAAAACTGTTTTAGGATAACTTACCCCTTTCTCAATTAACTGCCACCCCATTACTGCCTTAAATCGTCGCAACGGACCCTCTGTCCCCAGATACTCATCCACCATTGGAATCTTATGTTTTCGCGCATACAAATCAAGCAATTTACTCCACTCCAACTCTGATCCCACTGCTCGAAAGTAAAACAAATCAAAATCACTTAACTTCATATCTCCAAAATATATCTCGGTGTCCTGCAAACTAAGCTGCCGATACTTAATCGGCACTATCTCAATCCCCAGCTTCAGCCCTTCCTCCACAAACCGCTTATGAGTCTCAAATTTATCCAGTCTATAAAAATATGCAATTTTCATACTCCTATCTTACTCTAACTAACCGAGGATCAATCAGAAACTCCTTCAAGTCTTTTCTCCCTAAAATCATCTTTGTTCGTAATCCATGCCTATTAGTCACACTTGCCTGCGCCCTAAATCTCACTCCTTTAAGCTTCATGTCCACCTCAATGATCTTCCGTCTTTCCTTACCTAAAGCTGACCGAAAAGTTCTCTCCCATAACACATGCTCCTGGCTCAATAACCCCAACTCAGTCGCCAATTCTTCGTCAATACTTGAACGAAAAGCTCCCGTGTCAAGCTTTGCCCTCACCTCAACCCGCTTACCCTTATGTGGCTTTAATCTCACCGTTTCAAACACCCCCACCACCTGTTTCTCACCCGGTACCCCTCTCACTCGATGAGAAAACTTTGAAGCAAACAATGCCTTAGCCACTCTGACTGCTTTTTCCACGTCCTCAATCTCTATCCCCTCAACCCGCTCCAACCTTCGCTTCAATCCAGTCATATTCGCCAGCTGGATCGACAGCCCGGGCTGATCATTGATCTCAATCACCATTGGACCCCTTTCCTTATCAAGCAAAATATCTACTCCAAAGTAACCCAAGCCTGGTCGTTTAAACTGGATTCTACTCGCCGTTTCAAGCACTTTATTCCAAAAAGGTATCGCAATCCCATTCACCTTTTTCTTAGTTCCCGGAAAGTGCTTAATCCTCCTATCATGATGTACTGCATGGGTCGTTATCCCTGTAGCCAAATCCACCCCCAAACCAATGGCTCCCTGATGCAAGTTGCTCTTCCCCTTACTTTCCTCCGTTGGCACTCTAAGCATCGCCATCACCGGCACCCTATTAAACACAATCACTCTTACATCCGGAGTTCCCCCCACTGCTACCTTAACAAACTTCGGGTGAATCTTGACCCGTCTCTCAATCAAAGCCCTATCCGGCAAGTTATTTCTACTATACCTTCCTTCAATAATATCGTTAGCATGAAGTTTCAAGTCACCCACTCCGACCTTGCCTCCATCCATCAACAGCCACTCACCCGCATACTTAGCCGGCTTTTTTACCACCATGATCCCCGATCCACCCAATCCATCTACTGGCTTGATTACAAAACCATCATCCAAAGAATTCCAGTCAAACTCCTCTACCTCTTGAGACGAACCAAGCAATCCCAAGATCTCTGGATGCGGTATCTTGTACTTCCGCAAAAACTGCTTGGTCAGCATCTTTGAATCAGCCGTCTTTCTAGACTGCTTCTTGTTCAAGCCCAAGTAATATTTGCTCCGGGCATTAATCCCTAAGATATCCTTCGCATTAGCCATTTTTATCTCTCCAACAATTTACGAAACCGCCACCTCTCCAACAACCGCAAACCATCATATCTCCCAATTAAAACATCCAAAACCACAATCGCTACCACCGCAATCTCAGGATTAAGCAGTACCCACTCCTGCAAACCCTGAGTACTCATAACCAAGAAACTCAACAAAGCCAGCAACAATGTCTGACCTGTCATTACCAAGGCTGTTTTTAAGGTCGTTGTAATCTGCACCTCTATAA contains:
- a CDS encoding ATP-grasp domain-containing protein, giving the protein MKKMLILTRFVKEYEPVRLAEEGRKMGYEVDLVKYGQISLGVSGGKVEIDLRKKRRLDDYEVVVMRASSKKGSSMVGTKTAVLEMLKRDGRAKVLNGESFEKFPLMGKLEQGLVLAKYGVSTVDFVSFGSKSGWEDFEEEPWFNFPMVVKGRFGSHGRAVKLVRDWDGFEEVMKGYKTGEVLVQPKLKIKQWYRCIVVGGKYLGEMRHRQKSKYEGEEGKLVKLSEKKMRRLRELCLRACELFAIDYAGLDVAWDEEKQDWVVLEINRTAQFKYFEKRTGVNVAAEMIKVVAM
- a CDS encoding ATP-grasp domain-containing protein is translated as MKIAYFYRLDKFETHKRFVEEGLKLGIEIVPIKYRQLSLQDTEIYFGDMKLSDFDLFYFRAVGSELEWSKLLDLYARKHKIPMVDEYLGTEGPLRRFKAVMGWQLIEKGVSYPKTVLVEKLADLVSELDNWELPVVVKLSKGGRHGMGTFWIRKREDLDELAEKLEERKRVAVEEGREVPVFRGFLIQPYIPNDGDYRVFVVGYKVVAGFKRQAKEEKLVMNKSLGRSEGLKEVPSEVVEVAEAAARAVEVEVAGIDLVKDSRDGKVYVVEVNEAPEFRVMEKRTGKNIVKMIVEYLVGKAER
- a CDS encoding sugar-transfer associated ATP-grasp domain-containing protein; this translates as MANAKDILGINARSKYYLGLNKKQSRKTADSKMLTKQFLRKYKIPHPEILGLLGSSQEVEEFDWNSLDDGFVIKPVDGLGGSGIMVVKKPAKYAGEWLLMDGGKVGVGDLKLHANDIIEGRYSRNNLPDRALIERRVKIHPKFVKVAVGGTPDVRVIVFNRVPVMAMLRVPTEESKGKSNLHQGAIGLGVDLATGITTHAVHHDRRIKHFPGTKKKVNGIAIPFWNKVLETASRIQFKRPGLGYFGVDILLDKERGPMVIEINDQPGLSIQLANMTGLKRRLERVEGIEIEDVEKAVRVAKALFASKFSHRVRGVPGEKQVVGVFETVRLKPHKGKRVEVRAKLDTGAFRSSIDEELATELGLLSQEHVLWERTFRSALGKERRKIIEVDMKLKGVRFRAQASVTNRHGLRTKMILGRKDLKEFLIDPRLVRVR